GTGGTCGTAGTCGGTCCACTCGAGGTCCGAGACGTTGACGGGGCCGTTGCTCATGGTCCCGAGTGGAGCGCAGCGGTGAAAAAGTCTGGCTGGGTTACAGGCGGTCCGAGAGGACCTTCAGCGTCGCGTCGAGGACCGCGCCGCGTTCGCCGGCGAGGTACCGGACCGAACCCTCGCGGACGCTCCGGGTAGCGACGCCGCCTTCGGGCGCTTCGTCCGCGACCATGTCGGACAGGTCGTGGAGGTCGACGTCGGCGTCCGTCCGGACGTACAGCGTGTCCGTCGAGATGCCGACCAGCGCGTCGCCCTCGTCACGGATGTCGCGGTGGAGCTCGTCCAGGAGGAGCGTCTCCGGCGGGAACTCGTACTGGTGCGAGAAGGCGTCCGTGTCGAGGACCGCGATTCGCGCGTCGCCGACGGTCTGGTAATCGAGGTTCGCGCGAGCGGTCGCGACCTCCTGGTCGACCTTCTCGCGGAACTGCTCGGCGATGTGGCCCGCCAGGCCACCGATGTCGTCCTCGTCGTCGCCGAAGACGAGGTCGGTGATGAGCTCGCGCTTGTCCTCGTAGGACTGGTAGAACGCCTCGAGCGCGACGGCCTCACGGAGCTGTGTGACGGCATCGGCGTCGTAGCCGGCTTCGGCGGCAAGTTCGACGTACGCGTCCGGTGCCTCCTCCCAGAAGCTCACGGCCGGGAGGTGTCGCAGGTCGTCGCGGACCGTCTCGTTGACGTGTGCGGCGACGTTTGCGGCCAGGGTGGTCGCCGTGGTCGTCGCCGCGCCGGACTCGGACGGCGAGACGACGGCGTCGACGGCGTCTATGACCTCGTCGTCCACTGCGATGTCGTCGACCACGAGGCTCGGGGCGCCGTAGACGTCGAGCAGGTCGAACCCGTCGAGGCTCTCTCGCGTGCCGCCCGCAGCGACGAACACGAACAGCGGGAGCTTCTCGTCGTGTCGCTCGCGGTTGTCCAGCATGTTCGTCACGTCCTTGGTCGCGTCGTCCATGTCGTAGACGCCGCCCTCGAGCGGGCGGCGGTCGAAGTAGTGGTACTGGGCGTCGGCGCGGCGGTGTTCCTCGGTGACCAGCGGGAGCGTCGCGCGTTCGAGCGCGCTCCCGGCCAGGTAGCCGTCGGCGGTATTGGCGTGTCGGACGATAACCGGTCGGTCCGTGAGGACGGCACGACGGACAAGCGTCGCCGCCTCGACGAGTTCGTCGCTCAGCTGCTCGATGACCCCGTCCTCGGCCAGCGGCTCGACCGCTTCGGGTCGGGCCTCCTCGTCCAGGGCATCCGCGAGTCGCTGTTCGACCGCGTCGCGTTCCTCTGCTTCCAGCACGGTCAGGTCCGCAGTTTCGACCTGAATCTCGCCGCGTCGGCGCCGCACTTCGCCGTCGAGCGTGACCATGTCTGCCTCCACGACGTCGGGGTACGCCCGGACGCCGGCCTCAACGAACGCGGCACAGTCGACGGTACCCGTCGTGTCCTGGAGTTCGAAGACCGTCGGTCCCGACGTCTGCCGGATGTCGACGACCTCGCCCTCGAGCCGGACGTCGTCACCGACGAGGGATTCGAGGTCACCGAT
This DNA window, taken from Haloarcula ordinaria, encodes the following:
- a CDS encoding DHH family phosphoesterase; protein product: MGSCIICGKSVDGSICDIHEEDALFEFRGSRPDQLTVGRYYRGSVDGFAEFGVFVNIGDSVTGLLHRSELDRRLDSLDWDSGDVVYVQVKNVRDNGNIDLGWSIRQSEREFRGILVDDPDIGHAIELEAEDENEDADEADTQADASTDDAAQDDSTEAEEDQEAEDDSTTDRSAGEVSQAGDADRVDGAGGSVGATEETETTTSTGGGAAVVEQQDAESESAAEPVTAAIGDLESLVGDDVRLEGEVVDIRQTSGPTVFELQDTTGTVDCAAFVEAGVRAYPDVVEADMVTLDGEVRRRRGEIQVETADLTVLEAEERDAVEQRLADALDEEARPEAVEPLAEDGVIEQLSDELVEAATLVRRAVLTDRPVIVRHANTADGYLAGSALERATLPLVTEEHRRADAQYHYFDRRPLEGGVYDMDDATKDVTNMLDNRERHDEKLPLFVFVAAGGTRESLDGFDLLDVYGAPSLVVDDIAVDDEVIDAVDAVVSPSESGAATTTATTLAANVAAHVNETVRDDLRHLPAVSFWEEAPDAYVELAAEAGYDADAVTQLREAVALEAFYQSYEDKRELITDLVFGDDEDDIGGLAGHIAEQFREKVDQEVATARANLDYQTVGDARIAVLDTDAFSHQYEFPPETLLLDELHRDIRDEGDALVGISTDTLYVRTDADVDLHDLSDMVADEAPEGGVATRSVREGSVRYLAGERGAVLDATLKVLSDRL